Genomic segment of Gemmatimonadota bacterium:
CACCGCCCGAAACACCGTGATGGGCTCCGGCTTGCCGCGGAGCAACAGGGGCTCGCGGGTGCTCACGTCGTGGGGACGCGTGAACGCATCGCGCAGCGCGTCGGAGAGCAGCACTTCGCCCCCCTCAGCCCAGTCGCAAAGTCGGCTCGCCGTGTTGACGCTATCCCCGATCACCGTGTATTCGAGGCGGCGTTCGGAGCCCGTATACCCGGCGAACGCTTCGCCGTAGTTGATCCCGATCCCCACCTGGATGGCCGGTCGTCCCGCGCCGGCCCGCACGGCATTGAGCCGGTGCACGGCGCGCAGCATATCGAGCGCGGCCTCCAACGCACGGTCGGCGTCGTCGTCAGAGTGAATCGGCGCGCCCCATTGGGCCATGACCCGATCCCCGATGAACTTGTCCAGGGTGCCACCGTGGGCGAATACGACCTCCACCATTTCGGTGAAGAAGTCGGTGAGCAATGCGGCCGTCGCGTCGGGCGCGAGCGATGCGGCAATCTCGGTGAAGCCGCGGATGTCCGCGAACAGGACCGCCACGGGGCGCCGCTCACCGCCCAGGCCGAGCGCCTCCGGGGCCGCTGCGATACGCTCCGCCATATGGGGCGTGAAGAACCGTTCGAAGTTCTCGCGGACGCGCGCCTGTTGCCGGATGTGTTCGCTGTTCCGGATGTTGTCCAGCGCGACCGCGCCAATCCCGGCATACGCGACGAGAAAGTCGAGGTCCTCGTCCGAGACGCGAATCCCCGGGCGTGCCCCATCGACGTACAGCACGCCGAGGACGCGTCCTTCCGATGCCACCAACGGCGCGCAGCCTGCGCTCCGGATGTTGGCGCCCGGGGCGCTGCCCTCGGCATCGGAGACGATCGCGACCTGCTGCTCAACCACGGTCTTCACCATGGCGGGGCTGATGGTGCGGGGTGCGTCGGCCCCGTCGCGCGTGCGGGCGAGGCGCGGAACGAGCGTGCCGCCGCCGTCGTACAACCAGACGGCGACATAGTCGACGTCCAGCAACCGAAAGGTGAAATGCAGCATCCGCTCCAGCAGCTGCTCCACCGAGGCCGTCCGGGTGAGGGCCTTGGAGATCTCGACCAGGAGCAGGAGCTTCTGTCGGTCGCGCTGATAGACCGCGGACGCAGGGCTGCCGTCGTCGACCGCGGGTTGCGCCCCGGTGGCCATGAGGGCCTGCTCGAGCGCCTGGTCGGCATCCGGCACCGGCACCTGTCGAATGATCGTCGTGCCGGCACGGGCGGCGCGACGACGCATCTCCGCCGTGGTGTCGTCGATGAGCAGGTCGGCACTCTTGCGCAGCTCGAACGACACCTTTCCAAAGGTGATCCGGTCACCCGCCGTAAGCGTCACCGCCTCGATCCGGGCCCCGCTGTGGAAGGTCCCGTTGGACGACCCCAGGTCGCGGACCGCAATCCCGGTGGACTCCACCACGAGCTCCGCGTGACGCCGCGAGACCGTGGGGTCGAGCACGGGCAGGTCACAGCTGAGCGCGCGGCCCAGGACGAGCGTCAGCCCCGGGCGGAGCTCGAACGTGAGCGTGCCATCGGTGCTGGCCAGTCGAAGCGTCATGATTGGGGAATATGTTAGCTTTGCCCGCCATGTGGCACCGCGCGCTCCTGGCCCTCTTGCTCGTGGCCGCGGCCGAACGCCGCGCCGAGGGCCAGGCGTGGAACGACCCCCGTACGCGCGCACTGGTGGAACGTGCGACCACGCGCCGGCTGTCCCAGCTGGCGGACTCGACCCTGGTCGACACGCGGGCCACGGCCCATGGATACCTGACCTTTCTGGCGCAGCTGGGCGAGGGGTTCCTGCTCCCGCCCAAGGTGGTCCGGGCCGACGAACTTGCGCTCGAGGTGTACTGGCGCGCGCCCAATCTCTCCAAGCAGTGGATTGTGGGCCGGCGGGACACGCTCGTCCTCCCTACGGACATCCAGTACCACCGCGATCACCTCGGCATCATCCAGAACAACTTTCCGGACATCATTCGGCTGGGTGACGGCGACGAGGTGCGCGATGTCCCCCATCCCCTCTCACCCTCGGGGCTCGCGACCTACGAATTCCAGATCGCCGACTCCCTGCGGTTCGAGCTGCCGGGCCGGGGTGCGCTCGACGTGTATGAGGTGAAGGTGCGCCCGCGTGACGATCGGGATGCCGCCGCCGTGGGGGCCGTGTACCTCGCCCGGGACGACGCCCAGGTCGTGCGTATGGCGTTTTCCTTCACGCGCGCGGCCCTCAAGGACAAACTGTTGGAGGATGTGTCGATCATCCTCGAAAACTCGCTTATTGAGGGGCGGTATTGGTTGCCCCGCCGGCAGGAGATCGAGATCCGGCGGAGCGGGAGCTGGATGGACTTTCCCGTGAAGGGGATCATCCGGGGTCGG
This window contains:
- a CDS encoding FHA domain-containing protein, encoding MTLRLASTDGTLTFELRPGLTLVLGRALSCDLPVLDPTVSRRHAELVVESTGIAVRDLGSSNGTFHSGARIEAVTLTAGDRITFGKVSFELRKSADLLIDDTTAEMRRRAARAGTTIIRQVPVPDADQALEQALMATGAQPAVDDGSPASAVYQRDRQKLLLLVEISKALTRTASVEQLLERMLHFTFRLLDVDYVAVWLYDGGGTLVPRLARTRDGADAPRTISPAMVKTVVEQQVAIVSDAEGSAPGANIRSAGCAPLVASEGRVLGVLYVDGARPGIRVSDEDLDFLVAYAGIGAVALDNIRNSEHIRQQARVRENFERFFTPHMAERIAAAPEALGLGGERRPVAVLFADIRGFTEIAASLAPDATAALLTDFFTEMVEVVFAHGGTLDKFIGDRVMAQWGAPIHSDDDADRALEAALDMLRAVHRLNAVRAGAGRPAIQVGIGINYGEAFAGYTGSERRLEYTVIGDSVNTASRLCDWAEGGEVLLSDALRDAFTRPHDVSTREPLLLRGKPEPITVFRAVPHR